A part of Magnetospirillum sp. genomic DNA contains:
- a CDS encoding TRAP transporter large permease, translating into MLPTLISTFFVLLILGVPIAFSIGAATFIPLMLDGRLPFTLVITRLFGGMDSFPLMAIPFFVLTGTLASACNLVDRIMQLASFMVGRMRAGLAQVDIVTSMLFGGVSGSAVADCAATAGILIPSMTNKGYPASYAVGVCATSSTIGALIPPSIPMIIYGFLTGVSTGQLFLAGALPGVLVGILLMIVAYFLSVRGGFGRNDEAPRRTMKGFVLVMRESGPAMTIPFIIIGGIVGGVFTPTEAGIVAAVAVLVIGHFFYGGFTWRKLREAVMGAALTTSMVMLILAASTVFANLLTRAQFQSEAIVLLNAITSVAEIQLLLVVIMLLILGCFIDGTAILIMFAAPLFGVGQALGYDPLQFGTIIVMCCLIGGVTPPVGTLMFISAAVARIGLGEASRGIFPFFLALCVALFLVAAIPPLTTFLPRLLLG; encoded by the coding sequence TTGCTTCCTACTCTCATCTCTACCTTCTTCGTCCTGCTGATACTCGGCGTTCCCATCGCATTCTCGATCGGCGCAGCAACTTTCATTCCTCTCATGCTCGACGGTCGTTTGCCTTTCACTCTGGTGATCACGCGCCTTTTCGGGGGCATGGATTCGTTTCCGCTAATGGCGATTCCGTTCTTCGTCCTGACGGGAACGCTCGCGAGCGCCTGCAATCTGGTCGATCGGATCATGCAACTCGCGAGCTTCATGGTCGGTCGCATGCGGGCCGGGCTCGCGCAGGTCGATATCGTGACGTCGATGCTCTTCGGCGGCGTTTCCGGATCGGCAGTCGCCGACTGCGCTGCCACCGCGGGGATTCTCATCCCGAGCATGACCAATAAGGGTTATCCTGCATCCTACGCGGTCGGGGTCTGCGCCACGTCCTCGACGATCGGCGCGCTGATTCCGCCGAGCATCCCGATGATCATCTACGGTTTCCTCACCGGTGTCTCGACCGGACAGCTTTTCTTGGCCGGTGCGCTGCCGGGTGTTCTTGTTGGCATTCTGCTCATGATTGTGGCGTATTTTCTGTCTGTTAGAGGCGGTTTCGGCCGCAACGACGAAGCGCCGCGGCGGACGATGAAAGGTTTTGTCCTTGTCATGCGCGAGTCCGGGCCGGCCATGACCATCCCGTTCATCATCATCGGCGGTATCGTCGGCGGCGTATTCACGCCGACCGAAGCCGGCATTGTTGCTGCGGTCGCGGTCCTCGTCATTGGTCATTTTTTCTATGGCGGCTTCACTTGGCGGAAGCTGCGCGAGGCCGTCATGGGTGCTGCGCTCACAACCTCGATGGTCATGCTGATCTTGGCGGCTTCGACCGTCTTCGCAAATCTCCTGACTCGGGCACAGTTCCAGTCGGAAGCCATCGTCCTACTCAACGCGATCACGAGCGTGGCCGAGATCCAGCTGCTGTTGGTCGTAATTATGCTGCTGATCCTGGGCTGCTTCATCGACGGCACGGCCATTCTGATTATGTTCGCCGCACCGCTCTTCGGCGTGGGACAAGCGCTCGGCTACGATCCGCTGCAGTTCGGCACGATCATCGTCATGTGCTGCTTGATCGGTGGCGTGACGCCCCCGGTTGGTACATTGATGTTCATCAGCGCCGCTGTAGCTCGCATCGGTCTCGGCGAGGCATCGAGAGGCATCTTCCCATTCTTCCTCGCGCTTTGCGTGGCGCTCTTTCTGGTCGCGGCAATTCCGCCTCTGACAACCTTCTTGCCCCGCCTATTGCTGGGTTGA
- a CDS encoding enoyl-CoA hydratase-related protein has translation MTDLSHLISRETPVAHVVLLRINRPEKKNALHSTMVIELARRLDEAAADIDVRAVVLTGTEETFAAGADIAEMLERGPAGTSNNPDRVKAWRRLEKFPKPIIAAVNGIAFGAGNELALTCDFIIAGKNAKFGQPEVKIGGMAGDGGTQRLPRKIGANMASYMLMTGDPIDAETAWRLGYVIEICEVAKTVARAVEIASTIASRAPVAVQFTKACIGVAVGATHENGISYERDSLWRNSMAEDRREGMSAFVEKRAPKFTGR, from the coding sequence ATGACCGATCTGTCCCACCTGATCTCCCGAGAGACGCCAGTCGCGCATGTCGTACTGTTGCGGATCAACAGGCCTGAGAAGAAGAACGCGTTGCACAGCACGATGGTGATCGAACTTGCGCGCCGTCTCGACGAAGCGGCAGCTGACATCGACGTTCGTGCGGTCGTCCTGACGGGGACCGAGGAGACTTTTGCTGCCGGTGCTGATATCGCCGAGATGCTCGAGCGTGGCCCTGCCGGAACCTCGAACAATCCCGATCGCGTCAAGGCGTGGCGCCGGCTTGAGAAGTTCCCGAAGCCGATCATTGCCGCCGTGAACGGCATCGCGTTCGGGGCAGGAAACGAGTTGGCGTTGACCTGCGACTTTATCATTGCAGGCAAGAACGCGAAATTCGGCCAGCCGGAAGTGAAGATCGGCGGCATGGCCGGCGATGGCGGCACGCAGCGCCTGCCGCGCAAGATCGGCGCCAATATGGCGTCCTACATGCTCATGACGGGCGATCCGATCGATGCCGAGACGGCCTGGCGGCTGGGATATGTGATCGAGATCTGCGAGGTCGCGAAGACCGTCGCACGCGCCGTCGAAATCGCTTCGACGATTGCTTCGCGCGCACCCGTTGCCGTGCAGTTTACAAAGGCGTGCATCGGCGTTGCCGTCGGCGCAACGCATGAGAACGGAATTTCCTACGAGCGCGATTCGCTGTGGCGCAATTCGATGGCGGAGGATCGCCGCGAAGGCATGTCGGCGTTCGTTGAGAAACGCGCGCCGAAATTCACGGGCAGATAA
- a CDS encoding CaiB/BaiF CoA-transferase family protein: protein MLEKMKVLSFCHVLQGPACTQYLADLGADVIKVEPIEGERARRWPGPHIGGVSGLYLCAFRNKKTFAVNLKSPEGLAIIKEMVATSDVVVENYRSGVMDRLGLGYEALKKVKPDLIYASGTGWGSKGPMISKASQDIIVQARTGLMAATGNDEPRAVGSAVIDQHGGAVLAMGIIAAFVKKLTTGKGTKVESSLYTAGLDLQTEPLTVYLSTRPDRKILKRDPHLATWYHQAPYGQFKLADAEIAMSVNDPMKVADALGSDELRSIAHIDRFKERDRYAQVFAKVVATKTFAEVSKAFDDAGLWYSKIYDFDDVADDPQAKAVDAFTEIDIRGAKAVLVNHPVKYDDETLPLRIRAYGIGENTREALAELGYSKEKIDDLIKRGVVGDGTKPAA from the coding sequence ATGCTCGAAAAAATGAAGGTTCTCAGCTTCTGCCACGTGCTGCAGGGCCCCGCCTGCACGCAGTATCTTGCCGACCTTGGTGCCGACGTTATCAAGGTCGAGCCGATCGAAGGCGAACGCGCGCGCCGATGGCCCGGCCCGCATATCGGCGGCGTGAGCGGCCTTTACCTCTGCGCGTTCCGCAACAAAAAGACATTCGCCGTCAATCTCAAGAGTCCCGAAGGACTTGCGATCATCAAGGAGATGGTCGCGACGTCCGACGTGGTCGTCGAGAACTATCGTTCCGGCGTGATGGATCGGCTCGGCCTTGGCTATGAAGCGTTGAAGAAGGTCAAGCCGGATCTGATCTATGCGAGCGGAACCGGCTGGGGTAGCAAAGGCCCGATGATCTCGAAGGCCAGCCAAGACATCATCGTCCAGGCGCGCACCGGCCTCATGGCGGCAACCGGCAACGACGAGCCGCGCGCGGTCGGCTCGGCCGTCATCGACCAGCATGGCGGCGCCGTTCTGGCGATGGGCATCATCGCGGCCTTCGTCAAAAAGCTCACGACGGGCAAAGGCACAAAGGTCGAAAGCTCGCTCTACACCGCCGGCCTCGACCTCCAGACGGAGCCACTGACCGTCTATCTGTCGACCCGTCCCGACCGCAAGATCCTGAAGCGCGATCCGCATCTTGCGACGTGGTACCACCAAGCGCCCTACGGCCAGTTCAAACTCGCCGATGCCGAGATCGCGATGTCGGTCAACGATCCGATGAAGGTCGCCGACGCGCTCGGCAGCGACGAGCTGCGTTCGATCGCGCATATCGACCGCTTCAAAGAGCGCGACCGCTACGCGCAGGTCTTTGCGAAGGTCGTTGCCACGAAGACTTTTGCCGAGGTCTCGAAGGCGTTCGACGATGCGGGGCTGTGGTACAGCAAGATCTACGACTTCGACGACGTCGCCGACGATCCGCAGGCAAAGGCAGTCGATGCCTTCACCGAAATCGACATTCGCGGTGCGAAAGCCGTGCTCGTGAACCATCCCGTCAAGTACGACGACGAGACGCTGCCGCTGCGCATCCGTGCCTACGGCATCGGCGAGAACACACGCGAAGCGCTGGCCGAGCTCGGCTATTCGAAGGAAAAGATCGACGACCTTATCAAGCGTGGCGTCGTGGGCGACGGGACGAAGCCCGCCGCCTGA
- a CDS encoding aldehyde dehydrogenase family protein, which produces MSTASAAWPVKLPGTPIELPAIVGDKLVETRDREPIERRHPTHDIAISRYPRATVADVDAAVAAASAAAEKRVWSGMSGAQRAKILLGVARRIEENLDEFRRIECLECGKPVTNAEREVRGAIAHWEYAATLARHTYGDTYDNLGGGQMGLILREPYGVVAMITPWNYPLLIISQKLPFALAVGCCAVVKPSELTSGTTLLLGRILLEAGIPPGVVSVLPGFGHDVGAALCADPRVDMISFTGSTRVGKEIAGKAGAALKKLSLELGGKSAHIVCADADLETAAQKVVIGATRNAGQACVSGSRLLVERSIAREFLERVRAGMLAVRVGDTLDPATEMGPLISAAQFERVSGYIAAGQRDGATYWSRPSDGPARKNYVQPGLFTQVDPKMSIAQEEIFGPVLSAIEFETVDQAISIANGTPYGLSAGVWTRDLDKAFRFGRGLKAGTIEVNTYMAGTPELPLTGHKESGSGHERGRFAVDEFTELKTIHLQLN; this is translated from the coding sequence ATGTCTACCGCATCAGCTGCCTGGCCGGTGAAACTGCCCGGAACGCCGATCGAGCTTCCGGCGATCGTCGGCGACAAGCTCGTCGAAACGCGCGATCGGGAGCCTATCGAGCGGCGGCATCCAACACATGATATCGCCATCAGCCGATATCCAAGAGCGACGGTTGCCGACGTTGACGCTGCCGTCGCGGCAGCCTCGGCCGCAGCCGAGAAACGCGTCTGGAGCGGAATGTCCGGCGCACAGCGCGCCAAAATCCTGCTCGGCGTGGCGCGCCGCATCGAAGAGAACCTCGACGAGTTCCGCCGTATCGAATGTCTCGAATGCGGTAAGCCCGTCACCAATGCGGAGCGCGAAGTTCGCGGCGCCATTGCGCACTGGGAATACGCGGCGACCCTCGCCCGCCATACCTACGGCGACACGTACGACAATCTCGGCGGCGGCCAGATGGGCCTGATCCTGCGCGAGCCCTACGGCGTCGTCGCCATGATCACGCCGTGGAACTACCCATTGCTCATTATCAGCCAGAAGCTGCCCTTCGCTTTGGCGGTCGGCTGCTGCGCGGTCGTCAAACCCAGTGAACTCACATCGGGCACCACACTCCTGCTCGGCCGTATCCTGCTTGAGGCAGGCATTCCGCCCGGCGTCGTCAGCGTGCTCCCCGGCTTCGGCCACGATGTCGGGGCAGCTTTGTGCGCCGATCCCCGCGTCGACATGATCTCGTTCACCGGGTCGACCCGGGTCGGCAAGGAAATCGCCGGCAAAGCGGGAGCTGCTCTCAAAAAGCTTTCGCTCGAACTCGGCGGCAAATCGGCGCATATCGTATGCGCCGACGCCGATCTCGAGACCGCAGCGCAGAAAGTCGTGATCGGCGCCACGCGCAATGCCGGGCAGGCTTGCGTGAGCGGTTCGCGTCTTCTGGTCGAGCGCTCGATAGCGCGCGAATTTCTCGAGCGCGTCAGGGCCGGCATGCTCGCCGTCCGCGTCGGAGATACGCTCGATCCAGCCACGGAAATGGGCCCGCTCATCAGTGCTGCACAATTCGAACGCGTCAGCGGCTACATCGCAGCCGGCCAGCGCGACGGTGCGACCTACTGGAGTCGACCGTCGGACGGCCCCGCACGAAAGAACTACGTACAACCGGGGCTTTTCACCCAGGTCGATCCGAAGATGTCGATCGCACAGGAGGAAATCTTCGGGCCTGTCCTATCGGCGATCGAGTTCGAAACGGTCGATCAAGCGATCTCCATCGCAAACGGAACGCCTTATGGCTTGTCGGCCGGCGTGTGGACACGCGATCTCGACAAAGCCTTCCGCTTCGGGCGCGGGCTCAAGGCCGGCACGATCGAAGTCAACACCTATATGGCTGGCACGCCGGAACTTCCGCTGACGGGCCACAAGGAAAGCGGCAGTGGCCATGAACGCGGCAGGTTTGCCGTCGATGAATTCACCGAGCTCAAGACAATCCATCTTCAGCTCAATTGA
- a CDS encoding GMC family oxidoreductase N-terminal domain-containing protein: MSHDFIIVGGGSAGSVLATRLTESSATSVLLFEAGPNIKDGATPERILDSFAAYAFLDRRFLWNDLRVTTETIPHNQPDAPSPRLRKYEQARVLGGGSSINGQLANRGGPVDYDEWETLGANGWNWNSVLPYFRKLERDNDFDGPLHGKDGPLPIRRIFPDMWAGQAKAIAAGFEQLGFKYLADQNGEFVDGYHPFTISNLYDRRVPTAIAYLTNTVRARPNLTIRTDCHVRDLIFEGRRCVGVRAIVDGELREFRAHEVILSCGAIYSPPMLMRAGVGPVGELHAHGIELRHALAGVGQRLMDHPSVALAAFIHPHARLQEKTRRHLLVGLRFTSDIPGMPVSDMAVSVSTKAAWHHVGEQICSVTTWVNKTFSEAGEVRLNSADWRDQPKVDFKLLHDRRDLVRLMAAMRRLRAVFEVPEMRAAVADPFAASFSEKIRQVSEVNTKNRILTRILATILDGPAPLRRFMFNNFVVESEPLDVLLADDDKLEAFVRKAAVGVWHASCSCRMGRADDPMAVTDSAGRVHGIGGLRVVDASIFPAIPRANINLPTIMVAERVADLIRAGH, encoded by the coding sequence ATGTCACACGACTTCATCATCGTCGGCGGCGGATCCGCCGGTTCGGTTCTCGCAACCCGGCTGACCGAGAGCAGTGCAACCTCGGTCCTCCTTTTCGAAGCCGGTCCCAACATCAAGGACGGCGCGACGCCAGAACGCATTCTCGACAGCTTCGCCGCCTACGCATTCCTCGATCGCCGCTTCCTTTGGAACGACCTGCGCGTAACGACGGAGACGATCCCGCACAACCAGCCGGATGCCCCAAGTCCGCGCCTGCGCAAGTACGAGCAGGCGCGCGTCCTGGGCGGCGGTTCGTCGATCAACGGGCAGCTTGCCAACCGCGGCGGCCCCGTCGACTACGACGAGTGGGAGACGCTCGGCGCGAACGGCTGGAACTGGAACTCGGTCTTGCCCTATTTCCGGAAACTCGAACGCGACAACGACTTCGACGGACCGCTGCACGGCAAGGATGGCCCGCTGCCGATCCGCCGAATCTTTCCCGACATGTGGGCCGGTCAAGCCAAGGCGATCGCAGCCGGATTCGAGCAGCTAGGCTTCAAATACCTTGCCGACCAGAACGGCGAATTCGTCGACGGATACCATCCCTTTACGATCTCGAATCTTTACGACCGACGCGTGCCGACGGCAATCGCCTATCTGACAAACACAGTACGCGCGCGGCCGAATCTGACGATCCGGACAGACTGCCATGTTCGCGATCTCATATTCGAAGGACGTCGTTGCGTCGGCGTGCGCGCAATTGTCGATGGCGAACTGCGCGAGTTCCGCGCGCACGAAGTGATTCTTTCGTGCGGGGCCATTTACTCGCCGCCCATGCTGATGCGTGCGGGCGTCGGGCCTGTCGGCGAACTGCACGCGCACGGGATCGAGCTGCGGCATGCGCTTGCGGGCGTCGGCCAGCGGCTGATGGACCATCCGTCGGTCGCGCTGGCCGCCTTTATCCACCCGCACGCCCGCCTGCAGGAGAAAACACGGCGCCATCTTCTCGTCGGGCTTCGCTTCACGTCCGACATTCCGGGCATGCCGGTGTCCGACATGGCCGTATCGGTTTCGACGAAGGCCGCTTGGCATCATGTCGGCGAGCAAATCTGCTCGGTGACGACATGGGTCAACAAGACGTTTTCGGAGGCCGGCGAAGTCCGCCTCAACTCGGCCGATTGGCGCGACCAGCCCAAAGTCGATTTCAAACTGCTGCACGACCGTCGCGATCTCGTGCGCCTGATGGCGGCGATGCGACGGTTGCGCGCAGTTTTCGAGGTACCCGAGATGCGCGCGGCCGTGGCCGACCCGTTCGCGGCGAGCTTCAGCGAGAAGATCCGCCAAGTGAGCGAGGTCAATACGAAGAACCGCATCCTTACGCGCATCCTGGCCACAATCCTGGACGGCCCTGCCCCGCTGCGCCGGTTCATGTTCAACAACTTCGTGGTCGAATCCGAACCGCTCGACGTGTTGCTTGCCGACGACGACAAGCTCGAGGCGTTTGTGCGCAAGGCCGCGGTCGGCGTGTGGCACGCGTCGTGTTCGTGCCGTATGGGACGCGCCGACGATCCCATGGCGGTCACGGACTCTGCTGGACGCGTTCACGGTATTGGCGGCCTGCGCGTCGTCGACGCATCGATCTTCCCCGCCATCCCGCGCGCCAACATCAACCTGCCAACGATCATGGTTGCCGAGCGCGTTGCAGATCTCATCCGCGCTGGCCACTAG
- a CDS encoding dihydrodipicolinate synthase family protein has protein sequence MAFDLTQGVIAAPVTPFNPDESVDWTTLDRYMAEIAAGGPQGIAMNMAASEGGSLTIDEQLEVIRRTKKAAAGACAVLSGVVAASTTKAAELGKRLVDAGADALVIFPPLPTFISKPLPVEVVVDFHKAIADASGVPIIAFHTPFVDYPPGTIKGLAKLKSVVALKDAAFNVDRTVEIVEEAEGTHIKILTGNDTFILEAMLMGCSGALIGFAGTATAKIVEMHKLAVAGKITEAYQIWNALGPLARICWRAPLRDYRVRMKYALVRQGVIPHATARLPQPAITDQDKADLDRCFERFGLDQPAYLPAGRKFQRSRAAE, from the coding sequence ATGGCGTTCGACCTCACGCAGGGCGTAATCGCGGCCCCCGTCACTCCGTTCAACCCCGACGAGTCGGTCGATTGGACCACGCTCGACCGCTATATGGCCGAAATCGCCGCCGGCGGCCCGCAGGGCATCGCCATGAACATGGCGGCAAGCGAAGGCGGATCGCTGACGATCGACGAGCAGCTCGAGGTCATCCGCCGAACCAAGAAGGCCGCCGCTGGCGCCTGCGCCGTCCTTTCCGGTGTCGTTGCGGCAAGCACCACGAAAGCGGCCGAACTCGGCAAGCGTCTGGTCGATGCGGGTGCCGATGCGCTGGTCATCTTTCCGCCGCTGCCGACTTTCATATCCAAGCCGCTGCCGGTCGAAGTCGTCGTCGATTTCCATAAGGCGATCGCCGATGCCTCGGGCGTGCCGATTATCGCGTTCCACACGCCGTTCGTCGATTATCCGCCCGGCACGATCAAGGGCCTTGCCAAGCTGAAATCCGTCGTGGCGCTGAAAGATGCCGCCTTCAATGTAGACCGCACGGTCGAGATCGTCGAAGAAGCCGAAGGCACGCACATCAAGATCCTGACCGGCAACGACACCTTCATTCTCGAAGCGATGCTGATGGGCTGCTCGGGTGCGCTGATCGGTTTTGCCGGAACCGCGACGGCGAAGATCGTCGAAATGCACAAACTTGCCGTGGCCGGCAAGATTACCGAGGCCTACCAAATCTGGAACGCGCTTGGCCCGCTGGCACGCATCTGCTGGCGTGCGCCTCTGCGCGACTATCGCGTGCGCATGAAGTATGCGCTGGTTCGCCAGGGCGTCATTCCGCACGCGACGGCGCGTTTGCCGCAGCCCGCGATCACGGACCAGGACAAGGCCGATCTGGACCGTTGCTTCGAGCGTTTCGGCCTCGACCAGCCCGCCTATCTCCCAGCGGGGCGCAAGTTCCAGCGTTCGCGAGCGGCCGAGTAG
- a CDS encoding alcohol dehydrogenase catalytic domain-containing protein, giving the protein MLALRKLGTAPGVALVDVAEPEIAGPDDVKIEVTAAGICGSDLHIDHWSPGYHHLGPSLPLTLGHEFVGRVVDRGSSGSAPAVGSRVTVVPATTCGYCTACLAADFDACRERRGIGVMRDGGFARYVVVPARNCISIPDALPDDVAALTEPVAIGVNAVMTAALKAGDRVVVFGPGTIGQAIAVEARRAGADVTVVGFRDESRIAVLRSLGFSQLVDLSDSAQSSALSALADSVDCVFEASGAASAFKAALGLLRPKGRLVVVGIHSVPGEIDLVRLVRKRLQVVGAFSSPGAIWPDVVKRLADDPTMYAKFVTHRYSLENVLAGFDVGHRREASKVIVRPT; this is encoded by the coding sequence ATGCTGGCGCTTCGCAAGCTCGGAACTGCGCCGGGCGTCGCACTCGTAGATGTCGCCGAACCCGAGATTGCGGGCCCTGACGACGTGAAGATCGAAGTGACGGCCGCCGGCATCTGCGGCTCCGATTTGCACATCGATCACTGGTCGCCGGGCTACCACCATCTCGGGCCGTCGCTGCCGTTGACGCTCGGGCACGAGTTCGTCGGTCGCGTCGTCGATCGAGGATCGTCAGGGTCGGCACCAGCCGTGGGCAGCCGCGTGACGGTCGTGCCTGCGACGACATGCGGCTATTGTACCGCATGTCTTGCGGCCGACTTCGATGCGTGCCGCGAGCGTCGTGGAATCGGCGTGATGCGCGATGGCGGGTTCGCGCGGTATGTCGTCGTACCTGCGCGCAATTGCATCTCGATTCCGGATGCTTTGCCCGACGATGTCGCGGCGCTGACGGAGCCCGTCGCGATCGGCGTGAATGCCGTCATGACGGCGGCGCTGAAGGCAGGCGACAGGGTTGTTGTGTTCGGGCCTGGAACGATCGGACAGGCGATTGCCGTCGAAGCCCGCCGTGCCGGTGCGGATGTGACCGTCGTCGGATTCCGCGACGAAAGCCGCATCGCCGTTTTGCGTTCGCTCGGCTTCAGCCAACTCGTCGACCTCAGCGATTCAGCACAGTCTTCGGCACTTTCTGCGCTTGCAGACTCCGTCGATTGCGTCTTCGAAGCGTCGGGTGCTGCATCGGCGTTCAAGGCGGCACTGGGTTTGCTGCGCCCCAAGGGCCGGCTCGTCGTCGTCGGCATCCATTCCGTACCCGGCGAAATCGATCTCGTTCGCCTTGTGCGGAAACGCCTTCAGGTGGTGGGGGCGTTCAGTTCGCCCGGCGCGATCTGGCCGGACGTAGTCAAGCGGCTGGCAGATGATCCGACAATGTACGCGAAGTTCGTGACCCACCGCTATTCGCTGGAAAACGTCCTCGCCGGCTTCGATGTGGGGCATCGCCGCGAGGCGTCGAAGGTCATCGTCCGGCCAACCTGA